The genomic region TCCTGTAGAAGCTCCAAAATGGCCCCGGAGGAACTCTGCCCGCTGTTCTCTCAGGGCCACAACGGTATTGATCCCCAGCTGTTCCAGCCGGCGCCGGGTGACCGCGCCCAGGCCCCAGAGATCTTTCAGCTTCAGGCTCGCCACAAAGCGGGCTTCTTCTCCCGGAAAGACGCGGTAGAGCCCGTCGGGCTTGTCCACATCGCTCGCCAGTTTTGCAATGAGTCGTGAGGGGCCAATGCCGACGGAGATGGTCAGTCCTGTGGCGGTGCGGATCTCCTCCTTCAGCCTCCGGGCGATCTTCTCGGGAGGGCCCAGGAGTCGTTCCGTGCCGGTCATCTCCAGGAAGGCTTCGTCGATGGAGACGATTTGTACCCGGGGAGAATAGTTTTCGAAGCGGCTGGTGATCTCCCGGGAGATCTGGCGGTATCGCTCCATTCTGCTGGCTGCCACGATCGCCTGGGGGCATCGTTTCAGGGCCTGTTGCATGGGCATGGCGCTGTGGATGCCGAAGCGTCGGGCCTCGTAGCTGCAGGCGGCCACCACACCCCGCTTGTTTCTGCCGCCCACCAGAAGGGGCTTTCCCCGGAACGCGGGGTTGTCCAACTGCTCCACCGAGGCGAAGAAGGCATCCATATCGACATGAAAGAAGAGTTTTTCTCGGGGGGGCTGGCCCTCGGCGGGGGTGGTGTCGCTACTCCAGGGTCGCTCGCTCATAAAGGGTCCATTTCCGGGTTATCCGGTCCCGGTTGATCAGGTTCCCGGTGCCGGTACTGCCTGCGGTACTCGTGCCGCTTATGCTGCGGGAGTCCGGGGAAAGATAAAAGGAATCCTCCAGAATCGACGCAGGAAGGGAGAAGCTGCTTGTTGCTGTGGTGGTGATTGTCACCGGCAGGGTATCGGCGCGGAATACCAGCGTTCCCCGGGTTCGCTGGGGAGGAAGTGGGCCGGTTTGCACGGAGAAATGGGCGTGACGACTGCCGACAGGTTCCTTCATGGGATGATCCGAGGCATAGAGCTGTATCGGCTGGTTTGCTTCAAAGGATATGTCCAGGGTTTCGGCCGATTCCTGGAACTCCACGGACCAGTGGAGGGAGTGGCGGTCCAGGAGACGGGATGTCTCTGTGTGCAGTTGGAGCGGCGGTGCAGGCCCGGAGAATAGATCCTCCTGACAAGGGATCTCTTTGCATCGGATCGGCTCCTCTCCAGCAACAAGGATCGTTACCTCCGAGGAGATCCTCCTGTTCCCGGAGGTGATGCTACGATGCCCCGTCAGAGAGAGCTCTCCATCGGGATGGCCAGGTCCGGAAAGCTCCTGCCCCAGGGAGAACTCTTCGGTCACCCTGAGGGGCAGGGGCAGATCCTTCTGGAAATGCGTGATCATTGTCGCCGCTGTAAGGGCGAGGCCCACCGTGGCGGTCATGGTCAGAAGCGGTACCAGAGGAATCCGGGAGGCGATCGCGTCAAGGCGGAAGAACATGAGAAGCGCTGGCAGAAGAATCGCCGCTGTGAGAGCTTCCCGGTAGAGGGGCGGCGTGAGGAGCGCGGTGATCATGGGGAGGTCTGCTGCGGGGGTCAGGACGGCGATCAGGTAGACCAGGGGGGTAAGGGCAAAAATGAGGGTGACCATCTTGATCCAGGCCCGGTGGCCCAGGCTGAAGAGGACACCAAAAAAGAAACTTACCGTG from Alkalispirochaeta americana harbors:
- the dinB gene encoding DNA polymerase IV encodes the protein MSERPWSSDTTPAEGQPPREKLFFHVDMDAFFASVEQLDNPAFRGKPLLVGGRNKRGVVAACSYEARRFGIHSAMPMQQALKRCPQAIVAASRMERYRQISREITSRFENYSPRVQIVSIDEAFLEMTGTERLLGPPEKIARRLKEEIRTATGLTISVGIGPSRLIAKLASDVDKPDGLYRVFPGEEARFVASLKLKDLWGLGAVTRRRLEQLGINTVVALREQRAEFLRGHFGASTGEFLYLLCRGQDPGIHEGLHERHSISAERTFPEDIADPVLLKQHLLAMAEEVIQRSLQEDWRGPTVQVKLRFPSFETHSASRTLTDPPEGTRKLATVAWQLLEKRREGKPLRLLGVGIAGEARRNSWTEPLQQDLFPRETRDRDSREDALDPTIRQLRDRFGNGSIQRGLWMKTSREEEEESP